A genomic region of Nakaseomyces glabratus chromosome C, complete sequence contains the following coding sequences:
- the KRE29 gene encoding Smc5-Smc6 complex subunit KRE29 (CAGL0C02299g~Protein involved in DNA repair, localized in the nucleus; non-essential) — protein METVFDSENDEPLVELSDVDDFEFEDGDDPILKKMKLDVKPESSSDSEGEVVLQETDVHPYMDFLQKLNKIQAGEVGEKRDIKRDKSIVELQHEELVKQLKSAGTFTSVPDRLIDHISSEVLSDKFRDWHFITQECRDIDNTTLSSMLDAFGVGNSADLLNLKIIASEYTKKYDSLSTIYPVGYMLEELVDYYRRTLPRAETPLEYCHAFFLFVLDIKIYDSHECDTSWCEEVLDILTQRFRQEEIFDVYLKVVELNDYYMHYRVTKLIPRMKSYILAKLFGTVDTVTIVNEFNTLLDDKRYKELLYFLLLVLGTRYVPRGKNETIKYFISCVTDVYDDSQSNPEISIIKNYLLVLQVLDF, from the coding sequence ATGGAGACGGTGTTTGACAGCGAGAACGATGAGCCGCTAGTGGAGTTGAGCGATGTTGATGACTTTGAGTTTGAAGATGGGGACGACCCTATCctaaagaaaatgaagctAGATGTGAAGCCGGAGAGCAGCAGTGACAGTGAAGGTGAAGTGGTGTTGCAAGAGACCGATGTGCATCCTTATATGGACTTCTTGCAGAAGCTGAACAAGATTCAGGCTGGGGAAGTTGGGGAAAAACGGGACATTAAGCGTGATAAGTCCATTGTTGAGTTGCAACATGAGGAATTGGTGAAGCAGTTGAAAAGTGCGGGCACTTTCACATCTGTACCTGATAGACTCATTGACCATATATCATCAGAAGTGCTGAGTGATAAGTTTAGGGATTGGCATTTTATAACACAGGAATGTCGAGATATTGACAACACCACACTTTCATCTATGCTTGATGCGTTTGGTGTCGGCAACTCGGCAGACTTGCTCAATCTAAAGATTATTGCAAGCGAATACACGAAGAAATATGACAGTCTCTCTACCATATACCCTGTTGGATATATGCTAGAGGAGCTTGTTGATTATTACAGAAGAACACTACCAAGAGCCGAAACACCCCTTGAATACTGTCATGcattctttttgtttgttcttGACATCAAAATATATGATTCCCATGAGTGTGATACATCCTGGTGCGAGGAAGTGCTGGATATATTAACGCAGAGGTTTCGACAAGAGGAGATTTTTGATGTTTATTTAAAAGTAGTGGAATTGAATGATTATTATATGCACTACCGTGTCACCAAGCTCATACCGAGGATGAAGTCGTATATTTTAGCAAAACTGTTCGGCACCGTGGATACAGTTACCATTGTTAATGAATTCAACACATTACTGGACGACAAGAGGTATAAGGaattattgtattttttgttgttggtaCTGGGGACACGATATGTACCAAGAGGTAAGAACGAGActattaaatatttcatttccTGTGTTACGGATGTTTACGATGACTCTCAGAGCAACCCGGAGATATCGATAATCAAGAACTATTTGTTAGTATTGCAAGTGCTGGATTTCtag
- the GLN3 gene encoding nitrogen-responsive transcriptional regulator GLN3 (CAGL0C02277g~Putative zinc finger transcription factor with a predicted role in nitrogen catabolite repression) has product MEGFQDDLDGMGVLNSFLKDGSGESKSGAEKSSTTKPQAENVVPFVNDNYDSMLEALPDELNLDFTSLLSPFPAPGQGNDDDITVNVNPYIGQSNNDFYKIDEVPEEDLQQGSEIINSTTQLQPITINNSKQQNYNQINVDSSNQQNGEIAQFWDFNVDTLNITPSNSSGSATISAPNSYNSEIPLGVTTGFNNNNNNHLFAHGVLGGGSSIGNSNIINNTSLTYSNQQNSFPGSSLHSKPTTATTVTYTNTPPIKENQSIIANSSLKASQFTGKRPISVVGSNNSYSENPYILSAANTSNSVRKNSLPRQLSSTSLNNYRKSVSSSERPPDPDAVHCDNCKTYKTPLWRRSPEGKVLCNACGLFQKLHGTMRPLSLKTDVIRKRNSKKRTKIQMNPQQTQSQQRQHIQYQTQQNSMQKLLSNHSSPTDTFSSGKSRRKLSSTRLNQDMTTIRYSREGGSLTKQGFTTTPTYNSRSPNYSNSAAASNTRKSKSRRSSTSSVNSNSSRSSSRSNVPILPKISGHSSSGNSPMNIQSTTPGGGPQTSNSVGNFLAMGAYSNSLTSSPRNASIYGTNAPSRNLSSSASKYGVSMPGRKLSRNASYSSSFINTNPQQTQDIGNFNDDQSIQGNGTGVNSQNIRRINSNYDSPQPNFDLFRLDSNKDSPENIPDVLRSDSRLSQKSQVSHTSLLSQQIQNQQRMRGEKSISQENLQFKQTPTMQGQTERNIPSRTTSSASYSESVFQQRGMQPNNSNSQFFENQHQANSNTDQRQFLEGMSYDLHNGDNTIKTVILGQEQNFANPEANGNEAKKSALEQDLDWLKFGI; this is encoded by the coding sequence ATGGAGGGGTTTCAGGATGATCTCGATGGGATGGGTGTTCTGAACTCATTCCTGAAGGATGGCTCGGGTGAGAGCAAAAGTGGTGCAGAGAAGAGCTCGACTACGAAACCACAGGCCGAGAATGTGGTGCCGTTTGTCAACGATAATTACGATAGTATGCTGGAAGCGCTTCCGGATGAGCTTAACCTTGACTTCACATCCCTGTTGTCGCCGTTTCCAGCGCCTGGCCAGggtaatgatgatgacatAACTGTGAATGTTAACCCATACATAGGACAATCTAATAACGACTTTTATAAGATAGATGAAGTACCCGAGGAAGATTTACAGCAAGGTTCTGAGATAATTAACAGCACAACACAATTACAACCCATTACAATCAATAATTCTAAGCAACAAAACTATAACCAGATAAATGTTGACTCATCCAACCAGCAGAATGGTGAAATCGCACAGTTTTGGGATTTCAATGTGGATACACTTAACATAACCCCGAGTAATTCCAGTGGCTCTGCAACTATAAGTGCCCCAAATAGTTATAATTCAGAAATTCCCTTAGGTGTGACTACAGGAtttaataacaataacaataatcaTCTATTTGCTCATGGTGTACTTGGAGGAGGTTCAAGTATAGGCAACTctaatattatcaataacACAAGCCTGACTTATTCTAACCAACAAAATAGCTTTCCTGGTTCTAGTTTACACTCAAAGCCAACTACTGCAACGACGGTAACATACACTAATACCCCACCGatcaaagaaaatcaaTCTATCATTGCAAATTCATCCCTCAAAGCCAGCCAATTTACGGGGAAAAGGCCAATATCTGTTGTTGGGAGTAATAATAGTTACTCCGAGAATCCATATATACTAAGTGCAGCCAATACTTCTAACTCAGTAAGAAAAAACTCACTGCCGAGACAGTTATCGTCGACTTCACTGAATAACTATAGGAAATCTGTCTCATCTTCTGAACGACCTCCAGATCCAGATGCAGTGCATTGTGATAATTGTAAGACGTACAAGACACCACTATGGAGAAGAAGTCCCGAAGGTAAAGTTCTTTGTAACGCCTGTGGtttgtttcaaaaacttcacGGTACTATGAGGCCTCTATCATTAAAGACAGATGTTATTAGAAAACGTAATTCaaaaaagagaacaaaaatacaaatgaATCCACAACAAACCCAATCCCAACAAAGGCAACACATTCAATACCAAACACAACAAAATAGCATGCAAAAACTGCTAAGCAATCACTCCAGTCCTACGGATACTTTTTCTTCTGGTAAGAGTAGGAGAAAGTTATCTAGTACTAGATTAAATCAAGACATGACAACTATTAGATATTCCAGAGAAGGTGGTAGTTTAACGAAGCAAGGTTTCACCACAACCCCAACATATAATTCACGATCACCAAATTATAGTAATTCTGCTGCGGCAAGTAATACGAGGAAATCTAAGTCCAGAAGAAGCAGTACATCATCTGTCAATTCTAACTCAAGCAGGTCATCTTCGAGATCAAATGTTCCTATTTTGCCTAAGATATCAGGACACTCTAGTTCTGGCAATTCTCCAATGAATATTCAAAGCACTACCCCAGGAGGTGGTCCACAGACCTCAAATTCTGTTGGAAACTTCTTGGCAATGGGCGCTTATTCAAACAGTTTGACATCCTCTCCCAGAAATGCTTCTATATATGGTACAAATGCACCATCGAGAAACTTATCATCATCCGCAAGCAAGTATGGTGTATCGATGCCAGGTAGAAaactttcaagaaatgCTTCCTATTCTTCTAGTTTCATAAACACGAACCCACAACAAACTCAAGACATAGGCAATTTTAACGATGACCAGAGTATTCAAGGTAATGGAACGGGAGTAAATAGTCAGAACATAAGGAGAATTAACAGTAATTACGATTCTCCACAACCCAACTTTGATCTGTTCAGGCTTGACAGCAACAAAGATTCTCCTGAGAATATTCCTGATGTTCTAAGATCAGATTCTAGACTCTCTCAAAAATCACAGGTTTCTCATACTTCATTATTATCTCAACAGATACAGAATCAACAAAGAATGAGAGGtgaaaaatcaatttcTCAGGAAAACTTACAATTTAAACAAACTCCAACCATGCAGGGACAAACGGAAAGAAATATTCCTAGTAGGACAACCAGCAGTGCTAGTTACTCCGAATCAGTATTTCAACAGAGAGGAATGCAACCAAATAACAGCAATTCACAATTTTTCGAAAACCAACACCAAGCCAACTCTAATACAGATCAGCGACAATTTTTAGAAGGTATGTCTTACGATTTACACAATGGAGATAATACTATCAAAACAGTTATCCTGGGCCAGGAACAGAATTTCGCAAACCCAGAAGCAAATGGCAACGAAGCAAAGAAAAGCGCGTTAGAACAGGATTTAGACTGGTTAAAATTTGGTATTTGA
- the PHM8 gene encoding bifunctional nucleotidase/lysophosphatidic acid phosphatase (CAGL0C02321g~Ortholog(s) have lysophosphatidic acid phosphatase activity, nucleotidase activity and role in cellular response to phosphate starvation, nucleotide catabolic process, response to carbon starvation, triglyceride homeostasis), which produces MTNYKTVYRDAIKRQLELNREHLESLDYEGSQLSPNFQIDNYTYSKTNVITTNDLLGSSTSLKTLNNPVPVEEEEGITVFFDIDNTLYSKYTGVQRMMQESIQRYCVHELDLEPEYAHALMEQYYQEYGLSIRGIMQDFPDTDPLMFNAMVDDSLPLQDAIKGPDLKLRRILLNLKQNKNVTKLWLFTNAYKTHAIRCIRILGIADLFDGITYCYYSAPPDSIICKPDPRSFEMAKLQSGISSFEKAWFIDDSFPNIQTALNVGLNHCIFIDYEAKHINKYEDTSENLNAKSTVMATYSIPNIHELQSVELTTL; this is translated from the coding sequence atgactAACTACAAGACTGTATACAGAGACGCTATCAAGAGACAACTCGAGTTGAACAGGGAACACTTGGAGTCCCTTGACTACGAGGGTTCTCAGCTATCTCctaattttcaaattgataACTACACTTACTCAAAGACCAAtgtgatcaccaccaatgaTCTGTTGGGTTCCAGCACTTCTTTGAAGACCTTGAACAACCCTGTACCTGttgaggaagaagaaggtatCACTGTCTTCTTCGACATTGACAACACTCTGTACTCTAAGTACACAGGTGTGCAGAGGATGATGCAGGAGTCCATCCAGAGATACTGTGTGCATGAGCTCGACTTGGAGCCTGAGTACGCACACGCCCTGATGGAACAATACTACCAGGAGTACGGGTTGTCCATCAGAGGTATCATGCAGGACTTCCCAGACACTGACCCATTGATGTTCAACGCCATGGTGGACGACTCTTTGCCATTGCAAGACGCCATCAAGGGACCCGACTTGAAGTTGAGGAGGATTCTGCTCAACTTGAAACAGAACAAGAATGTCACTAAGTTGTGGCTGTTCACTAACGCTTACAAGACACACGCTATTAGATGCATCCGCATCCTCGGAATCGCAGACTTGTTCGACGGAATCACCTACTGCTATTACTCTGCTCCACCGGACTCCATCATCTGTAAGCCAGACCCAAGATCTTTCGAGATGGCTAAGCTACAGAGTGGAATCTCAAGCTTCGAAAAAGCTTGGTTTATAGACGACAGTTTCCCCAACATCCAAACCGCTTTGAATGTTGGGTTGAATCACTGCATCTTTATTGATTATGAGGCTAAACATATCAACAAGTATGAAGATACTTCGGAAAACTTGAATGCAAAATCAACCGTGATGGCCACGTACTCCATCCCAAACATCCACGAATTGCAATCAGTGGAACTAACTACATTGTGA
- the MXR1 gene encoding peptide-methionine-S-sulfoxide reductase (CAGL0C02233g~Ortholog(s) have L-methionine-(S)-S-oxide reductase activity, peptide-methionine (S)-S-oxide reductase activity and role in L-methionine salvage from methionine sulphoxide, cellular response to oxidative stress) has product MGRERCDSFQGIGVTYISQRLELGYLLGLLSVIWKRPYYYKVIFELIIFSMLDFLKKSNHGNMSKVIAKSIKYNPETEKLITLGAGCFWGTEHIYRKHLGDKIHDSKVGYANGDESSKDLLNRVSYKRVCKGDTNFCEVLQISYDPKKVSLKELIDFFFRIHDPTTVNAQGPDVGTQYRSAIFTHSPEDLKEVQKLKEEWQPKWNNKIVTEVGPIETFYEAEEYHQIYLDRNPNGYACPTHFVRNLK; this is encoded by the coding sequence ATGGGAAGGGAACGGTGTGATAGTTTCCAGGGCATCGGGGTGACATATATAAGCCAGAGGTTGGAGTTGGGATATTTGTTGGGGTTGCTGTCTGTTATTTGGAAAAGGCCATATTATTATAAAGTTATATTTgaattgataatattcaGCATGCTagattttttgaaaaagagTAACCACGGAAATATGAGTAAAGTTATTGCCAAGAGCATTAAGTACAATCCCGAGACTGAGAAGTTGATCACATTGGGTGCCGGTTGTTTCTGGGGTACCGAGCACATATATCGTAAGCACCTAGGTGACAAGATACATGACAGCAAAGTTGGTTATGCCAACGGTGACGAGAGCTCCAAGGACCTTTTGAACAGGGTCTCCTACAAGAGGGTCTGCAAAGGTGACACTAACTTCTGCGAAGTTCTACAGATTTCTTACGACCCTAAGAAGGTCTCCTTGAAGGAATTGAtcgatttcttcttcagaatcCACGACCCAACCACGGTCAACGCACAAGGTCCAGATGTTGGTACTCAGTACAGAAGTGCCATCTTCACACACTCTCCAGAAGATTTGAAAGAAGTTCAGAAGTTGAAGGAGGAGTGGCAACCAAAGTGGAACAACAAGATTGTTACCGAGGTCGGCCCTATCGAGACTTTCTATGAAGCCGAGGAGTACCACCAAATCTACCTGGACAGAAATCCAAACGGTTATGCTTGTCCTACACATTTCGTTAGAAACTTGAAATGA
- the YEN1 gene encoding crossover junction endodeoxyribonuclease (CAGL0C02255g~Ortholog(s) have crossover junction endodeoxyribonuclease activity, role in DNA repair and cytoplasm, nucleus localization), with protein MGVPAIWEFLKPYIKDRRKTLKGFVCQFRKENGRSPRIAIDGHNWLFECGFYHNDARAEPFSFTKDSHDDDTLYAKPYMNMIHKLKELSLLDVSFVIVFDGPLKPKFKRQKETLRSITGTADVDTYLTSYVDSYRSFQTERPEGMMKKYMSQYTLKKVQELLNLLKVNYTFAYGEGESHCAWLQISDHVDYVMSNDSDTLMFGATRVLRNLSKNLEDKSPSSRQGNNSTSSEAEYYITEVNLQEINQKYGLQLSSASLLFFSLIIGGDYNSGLSGLGKTKALTLMNLQSPNFVKRLMEIFHDIELDVALINSEYEKFQKEVYEYCQDNGRELFGRNYRILLSKENFRGWPEPYIVFHYIYPIIDKNVPSNFLTPDFFTSVEGSSLFRSLDFVELMSYLERHGLPSFCNFTTWYHKTIHEYFLLKQLKLFPDESVNSDLIKITEIKSDLDRSCMMDIKKYKVRYRTFIKTINEPVALESNELINENTGGLSPKKLSQRQVDVRHYPYYLWVPCDLVEEHNPLIIRYNQLQRQLEEKSPTKRSKSESPRKRKSVYKQNNTLDGFLSKHASPVKPTQHTIEPPVLLQKDTEVKRRLFVGDDSSNEENQTDPDTEDSLIIVEERDVSPRRTIEYLLSTSPLKRNYTSFSEKD; from the coding sequence ATGGGTGTTCCAGCTATTTGGGAGTTTCTAAAGCCTTACATAAAGGATCGAAGGAAGACATTGAAAGGATTTGTATGCCAGTTCAGAAAGGAAAATGGTAGAAGTCCAAGAATAGCAATTGATGGGCATAATTGGTTATTTGAGTGTGGGTTTTATCATAACGATGCTAGAGCGGAACCGTTCAGCTTCACAAAGGATAGCCATGATGATGATACCTTATATGCCAAACCCTATATGAATATGATAcataaattgaaagaacTATCATTGCTGGATGTATCTTTTGTGATAGTATTTGATGGACCATTAAAGCCTAAATTTAAAAGGCAGAAAGAGACTCTGAGATCTATTACTGGAACGGCTGATGTAGATACGTACTTGACTTCTTATGTAGACAGTTATCGCTCGTTCCAAACAGAGAGACCTGAAGgtatgatgaagaagtacATGAGCCAGTACACGCTAAAGAAAGTTCAGGAGCTGCTTAATTTACTAAAAGTTAATTACACCTTTGCATATGGAGAAGGTGAATCCCATTGCGCGTGGTTGCAAATATCCGACCATGTCGACTATGTTATGAGCAATGATTCTGATACACTAATGTTTGGTGCAACTAGAGTATTAAGAAACTTATCAAAAAACTTGGAAGACAAGAGCCCATCTTCTCGTCAAGGGAATAACAGCACATCATCTGAGGCTGAATATTACATAACAGAAGTCAATTTACAAGAGATAAACCAGAAATACGGTCTTCAATTGTCATCTGCATCATTATTGTTCTTTAGTTTGATTATTGGTGGTGATTATAATTCAGGATTGAGTGGATTAGGTAAAACAAAGGCATTAACTTTGATGAATTTACAAAGCCCCAACTTTGTAAAGCGCCTAATGGAGATTTTCCATGATATTGAACTAGATGTGGCTTTGATAAACAGCgaatatgaaaaatttcagaaagaaGTGTACGAGTACTGCCAAGATAATGGTCGTGAGCTATTTGGTAGAAACTACAGGATATTACTAAGTAAAGAAAACTTCCGTGGATGGCCTGAACCCTATATTGTATTCCACTATATCTATCCCATAATCGATAAAAATGTTCCATCAAACTTCTTGACTCCAGATTTTTTTACCAGTGTGGAAGGTAGCTCATTATTCAGATCTCTagattttgttgaattgaTGTCATACTTGGAGAGACATGGACTACCCAGCTTCTGTAATTTCACCACTTGGTATCACAAGACAATACATGAGTACTTCCTACTGAAGCAGCTAAAGCTATTTCCTGATGAGAGTGTGAACAGCGATTTAATTAAGATAACTGAAATCAAGTCTGACTTAGATAGATCTTGCATGATGGACatcaaaaaatacaaaGTCCGATATAGAACTTTCATCAAGACTATCAACGAGCCTGTTGCACTTGAGAGCAATGAGCtaattaatgaaaatacTGGGGGCCTTTCACCGAAAAAGTTAAGTCAGAGACAAGTAGATGTGCGCCATTATCCATACTACTTGTGGGTGCCTTGCGATCTTGTTGAAGAACACAATCCACTGATAATACGCTACAATCAACTGCAGAGACAATTAGAAGAAAAGTCACCTACCAAGAGATCGAAATCTGAATCACCAAGAAAGCGTAAATCAGTCTACAAGCAGAACAACACACTGGATGGTTTCTTATCAAAACATGCATCTCCAGTCAAACCAACACAACACACAATAGAGCCACCCGTACTGCTTCAGAAAGACACAGAGGTGAAAAGGAGGCTTTTTGTAGGCGATGATAGTTCCAATGAAGAGAATCAAACAGACCCCGACACAGAGGACTCATTAATTATAGTGGAGGAAAGGGACGTGAGCCCCCGCAGAACTATCGAGTACTTGCTATCTACCTCCCCATTAAAGAGAAATTACACCAGTTTCAGTGAAAAGGACTAA
- the UTR2 gene encoding chitin transglycosylase UTR2 (CAGL0C02211g~Putative glycoside hydrolase of the Crh family; predicted GPI-anchor): MLFLISLLSLFANILSVEAAELTAPIYCNATSQCPEEFPCCSQFGQCGTGQYCINNCNPKFSFSIDSCVPMPVCKDSSTKFDDYSSKVLNADTYLNNASAADWTYSGYLVDYPDEDSMILAMPKNSGGSVLSTTRYMWYGKVSARLKSSHLGGVVSSMILFSNVQDEIDIEFIGADLNTVQTNFYWEGTLNYTNSANMTTSNTFENYHDYEIDWHEDYITWSIDGVVGRTLYKNQTYNETTGIYEFPQTPSRIQISIWPGGNATSAPGTIAWAGGAINWDAPDIQDPGYYYMMVQEANITCYDPPANVKKNGTKSYIYTSNKDFTQDSIMISDKDFVLENSAWTGLNLTEGAKAKPSEAKASSKLSSSHNSTSSASSTSFHNSTSSTMHHNSTLTSITSKFSNSTSQSSTKHASTTSKTSERKSTASKTDPSTLQTTTKSSQSSSTSTSTIRNQKDSNTGAITKLNGLCAIIVAILTALLA; the protein is encoded by the coding sequence ATGTTGTTTCTAATATCTTTGCTATCATTATTCGCTAACATATTATCGGTTGAGGCTGCTGAACTAACAGCACCAATATACTGTAACGCTACTTCTCAATGTCCTGAGGAGTTTccatgttgttctcaattCGGTCAATGTGGTACAGGTCAATACTGTATCAACAACTGTAACCCAAAGTTCTCCTTCAGCATCGATTCCTGTGTTCCAATGCCTGTCTGTAAGGACAGTTCCACCAAGTTTGACGACTACAGCTCTAAAGTATTGAACGCCGACACTTACTTGAACAATGCTTCTGCTGCTGACTGGACTTATAGTGGTTACTTGGTCGACTACCCAGACGAAGACAGTATGATTTTGGCTATGCCAAAGAActctggtggttctgtTTTGTCTACTACTAGATATATGTGGTACGGTAAAGTCTCTGCTAGATTAAAGTCTTCTCACTTGGGTGGTGTTGTCAGTTCCATGATTTTGTTCTCTAACGTTCAAGATGAAATCGATATCGAATTTATTGGTGCCGATTTGAACACTGTCCAAACTAACTTCTACTGGGAAGGTACTTTGAACTACACCAACAGTGCTAACATGACTACTTCCAACACTTTTGAAAACTACCACGACTACGAAATCGACTGGCATGAGGATTACATCACTTGGTCTATTGACGGTGTTGTTGGCAGAACTCTGTACAAGAACCAGACTTACAATGAAACTACTGGTATTTATGAATTTCCTCAAACTCCATCTAGAATTCAAATTTCCATTTGGCCAGGTGGTAATGCTACCAGTGCTCCAGGTACTATTGCATGGGCTGGTGGTGCTATTAACTGGGATGCTCCAGATATTCAAGACCCTGGTTACTACTATATGATGGTTCAAGAGGCTAACATTACTTGTTATGACCCACCTGCCAATGTCAAGAAGAATGGTACTAAGTCATACATCTACACTAGTAACAAGGACTTTACCCAAGACAGTATCATGATCTCTGATAAAGATTTTGTCTTGGAAAACAGTGCTTGGACTGGTTTAAATTTAACCGAAGGAGCCAAGGCCAAACCATCTGAAGCTAAGGCTTCATCAAAGCTTTCTTCTAGCCACAATTCCACTTCCTCTGCTTCTTCTACCTCTTTCCACAACTCTACTTCATCCACCATGCACCACAACTCTACTTTAACTTCTATTACATCTAAGTTCTCAAATTCAACCAGTCAGTCTTCTACCAAGCATGCATCTACTACTTCTAAGACTAGTGAGCGTAAGTCTACTGCTAGCAAGACTGACCCATCTACCCTTCAAACAACTACCAAGTCTTCTCAGTCTAGCTCTACCTCAACCAGTACTAttagaaatcaaaaagatAGCAACACGGGTGCCATTACAAAATTGAATGGTCTGTGTGCTATCATTGTTGCTATACTAACTGCTTTGTTAGCTTAA